Below is a window of Desmonostoc muscorum LEGE 12446 DNA.
CAAACCAAGGAAATTATCAAACTGCCTATGAGTTTGGTAAGTTAGCACTAAAACTCGATCGCCACTTCAATAATAGCCAATTTATTCCGAAGACAAATAATATTTTTGCACACACTATTAATCCATATCATCAACATTTAAAAACTAATTTATCCATCTCTAGACAATCATTCCAAGTGTCTCAAGAAACTGGGAATTTGGTGTTTGGTGTTTGGGCGGTTTCGTTTTATATTTGGGCGATGTTAATTAAAGGCGATCGCCTGTCAGATGTCTATGCCGAAACCGAGAAATATCTGAGCTACGTTCAACAAGTAAATGATGTCAATATGCTGTATGCATTTACTTTACAGCGGCAGTTTCTTTTGAACTTACAAGGCATCTCAAAAAACACCGATTTATTGGATAATGAAAATGACCAAGATATTCCCTACATAGAAGTTTGGAGACAAAAGCATAACTTTGAGCATGGAATTAATTGGTACTGTTTTCTCAAAATACAGTTATCGTACATTTATGGCCGCTATGGTGATGCAATTCAAGCGGCAGAAGAAGCTAAGAATACCTTGCCTTCTAACTCTGGTTTCTTCCCAATTATTCAATATCATTTTTATTATCCACTGACTTTGGCAGCAGTTTATCCCAATGCGACATCAGATGAGAAAAAGCACTATTGGGAAATTATGCAAGAACATCAACAAATCCAGAAAAACTGGGCGAATAATTGCCCAAAAAACTTTCTGCATAGATACCTATTGCTATCTGCGGAAATGGCAAGAATTTCTGGCAAATATATGAACGCCATCGAATTATACGATCGCGCCATTGCCAAAGCGAAGAAAAACGAATACCTCAACGAAGAAGCACTTGCCAATGAACTCGCAGCTAAGTTTTATTTAGAATGGGGTAAAGAACGCATTGCCCAAGAGTATTTGATTAATGCATACTATTGCTTTGCTCGTTGGGATGCTAAAGCTAAAATTGATGACTTAGAACAGCGCTATCCCCGACTGCTAGCCCCGATTTTACAACAAACGCGTTCACGAAGTGACTCTGAAAGAGTATCGCTCCTCACGCCCAATGACACCATCACAAGTACTGATAACTTTGCTACTTTACATCCAAGCATCAGCAAATCAGTCACTTCTAGTAGTAATGTATCATTCATGCTAGATATGACAACAGTTCTCAAAGCCTCTCAGACTCTCTCCAGTGAAATTGAACTCGAAAACTTACTTGCTAAACTGCTTTCTGTGGTGATTGAAAATGCTGGTGCAGATAAGTGTGTATTTCTATTGCTCAAAGAAGATAGATTAGTCGTTGAGGCGACTGCTGAAGTTGGGCAGCAATCAGCCGTGCTACAATCCATCCCTGTTGAGGATAGCACAGAGGTTCCTCGTAGCCTAATTTATGCCGTCAAACGCAATCTGCAACCTAGCGTCATTATTGATACAGCAATGTATTCGACGCTAATCGCCGATTCTTATATCATACGTCAGCAACCCAAAAGCCTGTTGTGTATGCCGATTCTCTACCAAGGCAAATTATTGGGGATTTTGTACCTAGAAAACAATTTGACTACTGGGGCGTTTACAAGCGAACGCGTGGAAATCCTGAATCTATTATGCACTCAAGTTGCAATCTCTCTGGAAAATGTTCGGCTGTATCAACAGGCACAAGATACCTTAAAAACCTTGGGGCAAACCGAACAATTTTTGCGGTTAATTATTGACAATATTCCCCAGTCTGTTTTTTGGAAAGACCGCAATAGTGTTTATTTAGGCTGCAACCGTAAATTTGCTGATGATTCGGGTGTAAAATCGCCGGAAAATGTAATTGGTAAAACCGACTACGATCTTTCTTGGACTCGTGAGGAGTCGGATTGGTATGTAGAATGCGATCGCCGTGTTATGGAGTCTGGACAAGCTGAACTCAATATTATCGAAACATTGCAGCAAGCAGACGGAAAACAAATCTGGTCGAATACAAACAAAATTCCCCTACGAGATAAAGAGGGAAACGTTTTTGGCATTCTTGGCACATGTGAAGATATCACCGAACGCCAGGAAGCAGAACAATTACTACAACATCAAAAACAACAATTACAACAAGCATTGCAAGAACTCCAAACAATGCAATTGCAATTAGTTCAGAATGAAAAAATGTCTGCCCTTGGGAATTTGGTAGCAGGTGTTGCTCATGAAATCAACAATCCGATTGGCTTTATTGCCGGGAATATTGAACCAGCGAAAGATTATATTAAAGATTTGTTTGGGCTAATTAACCTTTACCAAGAAAAATTTCCCCGTGCTGGCTCAGAAATTGAAGACGAAATCGAAGCGATGGATTTAAATTATTTACGCGAAGATTTACCTAAGTTATTGGATTCAATGAAATTGGGTGTTAGCCGTATCCGCAGTATCAGTAATAGTCTGCGAACCTTCTCGAGATCCGATCATGATTATAAAGTTCCTTTTGATATTCACGAAGGCATTGATAGCACTATTTTGATTCTGAGGCACCGTTTAAAAGCTAACGAAAACCGCCCTGGAATTGAAATAGTCAAAGATTATGGGCAATTACCTCCAGTGGAATGTTTTGCTGGACAACTCAATCAAGTTTTTATGAACTTGTTAGCAAATGCCATTGATGCACTTGAAGAATATAATACAGGACGGAGTTTAGAAGAGATTCTATCTAACCCTAATTGCATTACCATTCAAACCCGTGTAGCAAATTCAGGTAATCACGTTTTGATTAAGATTGCTGACAATGGCGTGGGGATGTCACCGGAAGTTAAACAAAAAGTATTTGACCATCTTTTTACTACTAAACCTGTAGGCAAAGGTACAGGATTGGGATTAGCGATCGCTCGTCAAATTATAGTAGAAGGACATGGCGGTTTACTCTCCTGTACTTCCGAACTTGGACGGGGCACAGAGTTTGTCATTCAAATTTCTATTCAAGAAACTTAAAAAGTAAAAAATCATCTTTATTTGGCATTTTCACTTTGGTATTTTTATTTTTTTAACTTGGTAACAAGCAAAGATGATATTTAAATTATGGAAAAAATGGTGGAAAATCAACCCAAAAATGTATGTTAAAACTGACAAAAATTATTACTTATTGAAATGGCGATCGCCTATCAAATTGTCGTAGAAAAACATGCAGGAAGTATTGAAGTTGATTCGACTCCAGGACGTGAGACAGAATTTACCATCCGTATTCCTTTAACAAGTAAGAAGTAATTTTTAATCCCAGACGCGATAAATCGCCGTCAAGACGAAAAATTGATTATTGTAGAGACGCGATAAATCGCGTCTTTGCGATGTAGAATTTTCATCAAAAAACCTTAACCGAACCGTATTGGAACCACATCTGTCGTAAGGGCACAGCAATGCTGTGCCCCTACCGCGTGGTCTATTGACCTGAAAATAGCTGTAACGTAAAATCTATGTCCCCCAAGGAACGGACGTTCCTTGCTAATAGCAAAAGTAATCTAAAGATTACTAAATATCCTTAAAAGCCTTTACTTTACTTTAGTAGACTTTAGCTAAAAGCCAAATAACTTTAGTTCCAGGTGGGTGACAAAGCCAACAGTTAAGCCATTTCTAACTTAAGTTGACACCAATGCATAGCGGTGCTGCCGTACAAATTTATGTAGCTCATGTAATTGTGAACCGTTATATACTTGAAGAAAGTTGATTCATAATTTAAGTCTCCTCTAGGGATTTACAAATAAAAAAACATTCAACTTTTATTGTGGGATGGGCGTCTTGCCCGCTCATTAGAAAGAGCAGACAAGATGTCCATCCCACAAGATTGGAAAATTTACTTATTGGTAATTCCCTGCACAACAGCTAAGACATCAACTCTCTGAGGTGATATGCTTTTAAAATTGCAACAAATTGTTGTTAAACCCGGTCAACAAATGTTACTCCAAAATATAAGTTGGCAGCAGTTAGAAAATATTTTAGAAGAAATGGGAGAAAGGCGTGCCGCACGTATTTCTTATAGTGATGGTTGGTTAGAAATTATGGTTCCTCTACCAGAACACGAAAAAGATAAAGAGCTTATTGGTGATTTAGTCAAAATATTGTTAGAAATACTCCAAATTGATTTTGAACCTTTTGGTTCTACGACACTTAAAAATGAGCGAATGCGGCAAGCAGTAGAGCCAGATACTAGTTTTTATATTCAAAATCAAGCTGCTGTCATTGGCAAAAATCGCATAGATTTAAATGCAGACCCACCCCCAGATTTAGCAATCGAAATTGATATTACTTCTCGCAGTCGATTTGATAATTATGCAATTTTGGGAGTTCCTGAACTTTGGCGACATACACAAAAAGGTTTAGAAATATCCTTACTCAAAGACGGAAAATATATCAAATCTGAATCTAGTCCTAATTTTCCTAATATACCAATTATTGAATTAGTTAATGAATATGTTCAGCAGTGTTTAACAATTGGCAGAAGTCAAGCTATGCGTAATTTTAGAAATTGGGTTAAAGATAATTTATAGCCATTGATATAGGAGAATTCAGAAGTCAGAAGTCAGAATGGGCTACGCCCCGCTACGCTAACAGAATTATAATCGGCTCTCTGCGTAGCTACCAGACATAGATAGTATACTTCACACTTCTTGAAATCTGCTGTAATTTGCATCCCATTTTGAATTCTGAATTCTGAATTCTGTATTTTTCTTGAGAAAGGCGATCGCTCATGACTACCGAAAACAACCCAACAGCCATTGTAGACTGGGAACACCCCACACCACCGACAGATTTAATTTTTGATGACGGAGAACCCTTGGAATCAAATCGCCACCGTATTGCAATGAATGTCCTGATTCGGTCATTGCAACAAGCTTGGGCTGACCGCAATGATTTCTTCGCTGGTGGTAATATGTTTATTTATTACAGCAGCGCCCAAGTATGTAACCAGGATTTCCGTAGTCCCGATTTCTTTGCTGTCCTGAATGTAGATGGGACTAATTCTCGTCAAGGTTGGGTAGTGTGGGAAGAAAACGGTCGTTATCCTGATGTGATTGTAGAATTAATGTCACCATCCACAGCCAAAATAGATCAGACTGTTAAGAAAAACCTTTACGAACAAACTTTTCATACCTCAGATTATTTTGTCTATGACCCCTTTGACCCGACTTCTTTACAAGGGTGGCATTTAGATCATAATCAGCAATATCAATCTTTAACACCGAATGAGCGTGGTTGGCTATGGTGTCAAAAATTAGGTTTATGGTTGGGAACCTATGAAGGAACAATAGACAGAGAAACGGCGATATGGTTGCGGTTTTATGATGTGGCTGGCAATTTGGTTTTGTTACCAGACGAAGCCGCTGCTTTCCAAGCACAAGCCGCTGCTGCAAGAGAGGAAGCCGCAGTTGCAAAAGCAGCTCGTTTAGCAGCTAGATTAAGAGAGTTGGGTGAAAATCCAGATATTTTGTGAGAGATTTTAGCTTTTTTCATTCGGCGAATCAAGCTAAATTTAAAAGCTTTACGTTCTCCTAACTTTTTTGGAAAAACTAGATGCGATCGCTATTTGGAAATATAGGAGTTGTAGATGAAAAGACAAGTAATTATTTATCCAGGAGAAGATGGTTACTGGGTGGTTGAATGTCCTAGTTTACCAGCTTGCATCAGTCAAGGAAAAACTAAAGAAGAAGCTGTTGTAAATATTAAGGAAGCTCTTGAATTATATATTGAGGTTTTAAAATAAGAAGGTAGGACTGTTGTAATTGAGTTAGTGTAAATGAAAAATTGAATGCGATCGCCATTTTCAAATCTCACAACAAACAAGTGCGATCGCCATTTTCAAATCTCACAACAAACAAGTGCGATCGCTATTTTGAAATTTCACAACAAACAAGGGCGATCGCTATTTTGAAATCTCAGAAAAAATAAGTGCGATCGCTATTTTCAAACCTCACAATAAATAAGTGCGGTCGCTACTAAGTAAAGCCGCACCATTCAAGTTTAATTAGTACAAGAATTACGGTCAAAGACAACTTCAATTAAGGGATTATAATTACAATCACGAGTTTTGCACCATTTTCCACAAAATAATACCCGCCACAATAAAAATAATGCTGACAAAGAGCATTACAACAAAAACTTCTGCATTACCTCTACTTAGTAAGTGATAAATTGCAACAAGAGCAAAAAATGCGACAATAGAAAAGCAAATCCCAGCAATTACCTGCCCTATCGTTTTCAGTACGGGATTATGGGTTTTTGGTGTCGTTGTTTGATTTGATGAAGAGGACTTTGACACAAAAGGTATCTCTAAACGATGATGTGGTTCTACTGATGGTGGAGCCTGAGAAATATTAGTTTTTGGTGTCGTTGTTTGATTTGGTGAAGAGGACTTTTGTCCAGAAAGTATCTCTCGAAGATGATGTGGTTGTACTGATGGTGGAGCCTGAGAAATAGGTGTGACTTCTTCTGCAATTAGTGTTGCTTCAATTGATTCCACATCTTGCCTGTTAAGTCCTAACATTTGTTGATAACGCTCCAAATCACCACGAGTGTAATCACTCAAAGGAAACTCTCTCTTAATCTCATCAACGAATGCCTGCTCATATTGCTGCAATTTTTCCTTGTACTCTTGATAAGGTTTTAAAACCTCAGCTTCAATTGCAGCAACTTCTTCAGGAAGCAATCCCAAATTGTCACGTTGGACATCTAATATTTTGCGACCAATACTAGGAATCTCGCCCCTACTAGCGTAATGCTCAACTTCTTTGCGATACCTCAGTTTTGGATCGCCAATTGGTGCTTTAGCCAAATGGATTTTGAATCCTTCTCTGAATGCAGAGATTCCTGGTCGCATCGCTGGAGATGCTTCTTGAACTTTCTTTTTGGCGTACTCATGCAACTCATCAACTGAAATCTCCCCATCGTTATCTTGATCTGCTGCACCTGTTTCAATACCTTCAATCAGATAACGGGTATAAATCGAAAGATTTTCTCCTGATTGCTGAAAAGAATACTGAGTCGCAGTGGAAGAACTTAGAACAACTCGCCCTTCCCCCCCCATTTCAACTTGAATATTAACAGAACCATCATCTTTAACTGACCAACCTTCTGGAAATGCCCCACTAAAGCAGCAATCAAGAATTACGACTTGTCGTTTAGAACGGCTTTCATTCATAATGTCGTGAATGAAACTGGCAGGAACAGCAGTTGATTTGATGAGCCGTCCTTGGGAATTTTTGCGAGTAAAACGAGTAGCTAGGTGAAGTTTGCTATTCTCATCTTTGATACCGTGACCGGAGAAATAAAGTACTACAAGGTCATCTTTGCTACGATCGCTAAACAATGTTTCGATCGCTTCGTGCATTTTCTGAGCTTCGGGATTCTCGAGCTTTTGAATGTTTGCTTCAGCAAAGCCCCCCATTTCTGGATGCTGTAAAACTTTAGCGATCGCCTGCACATCGTTAACTGAGGCTGGTAATGGGTTTAGACCAGGCTCATACTCACTGACTCCAATTAGCAAGGCTACCTTAGTCATTTTACTATCCTCTGTTTGAGATTTCTCAGCCTCGAGCTACAAACCTTTCGGCGGCTTCCAGCGCTGCTGTTAATTCTGCCTGACTGCTGGCTGTAATTTTCAGCTTTTTACCGTTGGCTTCTACTTCTAATTCAATCGGTTTGCCACCCAAGCGATCGCCCAAAAATCCTAATAATTTCTTAAAATTGGCTAGGCTTACCTCTGCCTGCAATACTCCCAGTAGGAAACCTCCTAAAGCCTTCGAGCCTTCTGGTATTTCTGTTACTGCTACGAGTTCAGCATTTTCTACATCCAAGTCTCTGACTTCTCGCAGCAGATTTCGTGTTTCCCGTTCTTGCTCTTCTGGATCTAGGTCTGGATTAGAAAGAGCGATGGTTAATTTGACGTTAGATTCAGAACTCATTTTCTAGCCTTTTAGGTTTTTAAGCAGTTGACAGTCTACTATTAAGTTCATATCCGCTATGTAAATTCCTGAAATTTATTCAAGATTTTTAGAAAAACTTTAAGACCTAAGCATTGACAGCAAATACCAAATATGGATGATTGGATTGAGAAACCACATCTTTCGTAGGGGCACAGCACTTCTGTGCCCTGAAACCCAGGGTCTATTTACCATCAAAGAATAATGAATAAAAGCCTGAAACGACCTATTTTGCAAATGCACACTATGATTAAGTTGTACAGTGCCTAAGTCCTAAAACTTCTAAAATTTAGGTAAAAATCAGTAGAGATAGGAGCGATCGCTCTAAAAAATAACTGCAAAATCAAAAAGGCAATACTTTTACAGTCTGCGAATTAGCAAACACCACAAATACAGCTATGTTTGCTCAATTTTATTAAAATTAAAAGGTTTACGACTCAGAAACTTAATTTACAAGTCACAAAAGCAGCTTTTCATGTCACAAAAGCTGCTTTTAAAGTCGCAAAAGCTACTTTTAAAGTCACAAAAGCAGCTTTTCATGTCACAAAAGCTGCTTTTAAAGTCGCAAAACTTGATTCACATCACAATTTACCCAATCCCCAGTCCCCAATCCCCAGTCCCCAATCCCCAATCCCCAATCCCCAATCCCCACTAACTCGAAGCACTAGTATAAAACCGCAATGCAAACCGCCAAAACCAAGTAGAAAGGAAAAATAACGCCACTGCCAATACTCCTGCACCCATCAACCAGCTAATTTCACCCCGACCTAGCATTGCTTGGGCTGGTATTGTCGTTAAAAAAGTCACTGGTACTACAAAGGTGAAGAAAAAACGGTAAGCAGTTGGATAAGCTGTAATTGGATATCTTCCTGCTTCTAATAAACTACGCAATACCTCAGTAACATTGTATATTTTCACGAACCATATAGTCATAGACCCCAGCATAAACCACAGGCTGTATAGAATTACCAAGCCAAAGAATAACGGCACTACACTGAGTAAATATTTGTCTATTCCTACACCAAGGCGTTGACCTGCGTAGCCAATAATGATGCAGCCAAAGATTAAATCGGGTAGTCCCCAAGGTGAAATGGTGTTAGTAGAAAGCCAAAACTGACTGCGAATTGGTTTCAATAATATAAAATCAAGAGTGCCTTCTTGCACATGGCGGACAATGCGATTTAGGTTCGGTGCGAGAAATGTGGCGGAAAATCCTTGCAGTAAGGTAAAAATTCCCAGAACTATTAAAGCTGCTTCCCATGACCAGCCAGCAAAAGTGTAGCCGGTGCGGTAAAACAAGAATAGCCCAAAGAGACTGCCAGCAAGGTTTCCCAGGCTGCTGAAGGTAGCTATGACAAAGTTGATGCGATACTCCAACTCAGCTGCGATCGCTGCACTCCAAAATAGTCTTAGTACTTTCCAATATCTTTGCATCTTGCACCCCCTGAGTTGATATAGACTTTAAAAATTACAAAAGAACTTCACATAAATTTAATATTACTTTTTATTCAAGAAAATTACAGAACGTTAAGATGTTGTGGATCTATCTATTCAAAGCTTAGAAATTTTATGCATTTAGATTTACCGCAACTGATTAAATCACTTGGCTACTTTGGGGTGTGGGCAATTGTTTTTGCTGAATCTGGGTTGTTAATTGGTTTTTTTCTCCCTGGGGATAGTTTATTATTCACTGCTGGGTTTATTGCATCTCAGAATTTACTGAACATTTGGGTTCTGATTTTTGGTGCTTTTGTTTGTGCAGTCTTAGGTGACAATGTTGGCTATTTTACTGGGCATAAATTTGGCAGAAGACTATTTCAGAAGGAAGATTCGTGGTTGTTTCATAAAAAACACATTGTGAAAACCCAAAATTTTTATGAAGAACACGGGAAGAAAACTATTGTTTTAGCGCGTTTTTTGCCAATTGTACGCACTTTCGCGCCCATTGTGGCGGGTATTGGTGCCATGCATTACCGCACATTTATGTCTTACAACTTAATTGGCGGCTTCGTTTGGACTTTTGGAATCAGTCTGTTAGGGTTTTTCTTAGGAAAAACCTTACCACCTGAACAAGTAGATAAGTACTTGTTACCGATTATTGGATTAATTATAGTTATTTCTTTAGTACCATCAATTATTCATCTGATCCAAGAAAATAGAGCAAATAAAGGTTGAAAATATGTGAAAATTCAGAATTCTGAATGGGCTACGCCCCGCTGCGCTAACAGGAGTCAGGAGTCAGAATTTAGAATTTAGAATTAAAGCATAAAGCGGCTTGGGTTTTGAAACTACTGGCAAGATTTTATGACTTCCTTAAACATCAACCTCTACCTATTTCTAGAAAACCTGATTTTTTTCGTCATTGCCACACTTTTTATTGTGGTTGTGAACTGGGGCTGGAAAAACACAAAAACCTATACTTTGCCTTTACCGTTTCCCGGCTGGTATAAAATTTGGTTTGGCTCAGTACAGGTATTAGGAATACTACTGCCATTAGTAGTGATGCTATTGTGGGGTGTATGGTGGAGCGATCGCACTGTCTTAACTGTGCTTGGTTGGTATTTTATTGTATTAGTGTTGCAAATTATTTCCGAGAGAGTCGCCCTGAGAGAGTTGCAAAATGTAGTATGGGTGATGGTTCCCTACATATATTTACCGTACCGCTTCTGGCAGTTATATGAGGGTTTAACAATCTTAGGCTCTGAAAGTAAGTTACTGTGGGTGCGATATTTATTAATTTTTCAACTAGTGCTGTGGATTGTCAATTACGCCATAGATGTGTCTCAATTGCCACGCCTGTTTCGCTGGGAAGTCGAACAAAAATAATTGGGGACTGGGCATTTTGTAGGGGCACAACATGTTGTGCCCCTACCCGTGTTCTCGTTTTGTGGCATGGCTTTTTACACCACTTCCATTCCTCTCCCTCACCCTCCCATCTCCACGTCTGTGCGTCAGCATAAATAATAAGTGTTTTAACGGTCATAAGTGTTAATAGGGTAACATAGTGGGCAAAAGTGTTAGCAGAGGCAGATAAGCGATCGCGATTATTCTATAATTGTTAGCTTGCCTAATAATTAGTAGAACATATTAAAACTTTCCTCATGAAAATTTGGAATGAACAACTAGGCGATCGCGTAAGTAAGATCATTTACCGCTATTTACCCGCCTTTCGTTGGCGTAATTTTCGCCTGTTTTTTGGGGGACAGTTACTATCCATGTCTGGGACATTTATGACTCAGCAGCTAACTATTCCTTGGCTGGTATACGATTTGACTCAATCAGCTTGGTTGTTAGGAGTTGCAGGGTTTGTGCAATTTTTACCTACGTTATTAGTGATTCCCTTTTCGGGCGTATTGTCCGATCGCTGGAGTCGTCGTGACTTGTTAATACTGGTGCAGATATTGGGAATTAGCGTTTCCTTGGCTTTAACGATTCTTACCTTTACGAATTGGATTACGTTTCCCATCCTATTGATACTCAGTGTTCTCAATGGTTTGCTCAAGGGATTAGATATGCCCGTGCGTCATACAATCGTCACCGAAACCGTAGACGATCGCGCTGATTGGAGTAATGCGATCGCCTTGAATTCAGTGATGTTAAGTTCCTCTCTAGTATTGGGGCCAGCTATGGGCGGGATTTTGATTGCTACGCTAGGGGTGAAATATTGTTTTCTCTACGATACCCTCAGCTATATCCCTGCCATCTTTACCCTGCTAGCGATTCGGCTTCAAGCCAGATCCATGCAGACCCTTACGAACTTTAGGGATACTTTGGAAAAAATGCGGGAGGGCTTTGAATATGTCTCCAAATTCCAGCCGATTAGAGCAATTTTATTAATGCTAGCCTTACATGGTTTAGTTGGGATGTCTCATGTCGCGCTCATGCCCATCTTTGCGGCTAAGATTTTAAATGGCGATGCGACTACAATGGCTCATCTCAGTACTTCAGCGCCGATTGGATCGTTGTTTGCCTGTTTGTATCTGAGTTTTAGGCGGGGGATTGCGGGCTTAGAGCGTTTGATCGTAGCCTCTCAAATCTCTATGGCGGTAAGTCTGATTTTCTTCTCACTATCGCGTCAAGTTTGGTTGTCAGTAATCATACTGGTGTTTGTAGGCTGCTTTAGCATCCTCAACATTACGAGTAGTAATATGATTATCCAAAACCTAGTTGCCGAGGATAAGCGTGGACGGGTGATGAGTTTTTATGCCCTTGCAATGGTGGGTACTATGCCCTTTGGGAATCTGTTAGCTGGAACTTTAGCGCAGAATTTTGGTGCGACTAATGCCTTGATTGTCTGTGCCAGTATGATTATCTTAGGTGCGCTATGGTTCTCTGCACAATTGCCAGTAGTCAGCCGTTGGATCGCTTACGAAACAAATCGTTTATCTAGTCGTTAGTCATTAGTTTTTCCCCGCGTCAGAGCGTCAGAGCGTCTTCCCCACTCCCCACTCCCCACTCCCTCAGTTAGATAATTGCTCAGAAACTCTCCAAAACCTGATAACGTCAAACAAAGGAAAATATTCTTCTGGACGTTAGAGCTTGAAAACGCGTTCTAATTACTGGCTACTGCTACCTTATATCCGACCCCAGTGGCGAACCATTACTAAGGGATTTATTGGCATTTTTGGATATGTGCTGGCAACATTAGTGTTAATCAATCTTGCCGGGAAATTGGCAATTCCCTTGGCACAAGGCAATGTAGTAGCCATCGTCCAAATAACAGGGATTTGTGCCTTAATCTTTCTTGTGAAAAGTTTGTTTGAATCTATACAAGATATGTACATGGCGAAAGCTGCTTTAAAAGTTGCTTTTCATCTCCGCCAACAAGTTTACACACATCTCCAAAAGCTAAATCTCAGTTATTTTGAAACAGCAAAAGCAGGTGATTTATCTTACCGCCTCACCGAAGATGTTGATCGGGTTGGTGAAGCGGTCAATAAAATATTTCACGACTTTATTCCCTGTGTTTTGCAGTTGGTAACAATTTTGATTTACATGATTTATCTGAATTGGCAACTGACACTAGCAACGGTGATAGTTGCACCACTAATGGCTATTTTAATCGGCTGGTTTAGCGAACAGTTACGCAAGCATTCTCTAAAAAGTCAAAATCGGGTGTCGGGTTTATCTGCTATCCTTTCGGAAATTTTTAACGGTATCCGTTTGGTACAAGCTTTTGCGGCGGAAAACTACGAAATTGCCCGGTTTGGCTATGAAGCAGAACGCGGTCTAAAAGCAAAATATTCAGCCGAAGGATTAAAAGCAATTCAGATTCCCATCGTGGGATTTTTGGCAGCCTCAAGTGCTTTATCTTTACTCATAGTGGGGGCGTGGCAAATTTCCCAAGACAATTTGAGAGTAGCCAATTTTTTTAGTTATCTAGCTGCGGCGGCGCTGTTAGTTGACCCCATTGGTCGCACTACTAATAACTACAACAAATTTCAGGAGGGTGAAGCATCTGTTAACCGGGTTTTTGAATTGATGGCAATTCAACCGACGGTGATAGAAAAACCAAATGCGATCGCCCTACCTCCAGTTGCAGGCCAAGTAGAATATAATCATGTTTCTTTTGGCTATCAACCCGGTGAATCCGTATTACAGGATATCAGTTTGTTGGTATCACCGGGTGAAGCGATCGCTGTTGTGGGTAGTTATGGTGCTGGTAAAACCACATTTGTGAATCTCTTACCCCGCTTCTACGATCCCGAAGTTGGTCAAATCTTAATTGACGGTATTGATATTCGGGATGTCAAGTTACATAGTCTGCGGCGACAAATTGGCATTGTTCCCCAACAAAGCATCATGTTTTCTGGAACAATTGCCCAAAATATCGCTTTTGGACAAGACTTTTTTGATATGCAAGCGGTGACAGCAGCTGCGAAAATTGCTAACGCCCATGAATTTATTAGCGAATTGCCAGAAGGTTATCGTACTTGGGTGGGCGAACGTGGGGTAAACTTATCTAGTGGACAAAGA
It encodes the following:
- a CDS encoding type II toxin-antitoxin system HicB family antitoxin — its product is MKRQVIIYPGEDGYWVVECPSLPACISQGKTKEEAVVNIKEALELYIEVLK
- a CDS encoding Uma2 family endonuclease: MTTENNPTAIVDWEHPTPPTDLIFDDGEPLESNRHRIAMNVLIRSLQQAWADRNDFFAGGNMFIYYSSAQVCNQDFRSPDFFAVLNVDGTNSRQGWVVWEENGRYPDVIVELMSPSTAKIDQTVKKNLYEQTFHTSDYFVYDPFDPTSLQGWHLDHNQQYQSLTPNERGWLWCQKLGLWLGTYEGTIDRETAIWLRFYDVAGNLVLLPDEAAAFQAQAAAAREEAAVAKAARLAARLRELGENPDIL
- a CDS encoding caspase family protein, producing the protein MTKVALLIGVSEYEPGLNPLPASVNDVQAIAKVLQHPEMGGFAEANIQKLENPEAQKMHEAIETLFSDRSKDDLVVLYFSGHGIKDENSKLHLATRFTRKNSQGRLIKSTAVPASFIHDIMNESRSKRQVVILDCCFSGAFPEGWSVKDDGSVNIQVEMGGEGRVVLSSSTATQYSFQQSGENLSIYTRYLIEGIETGAADQDNDGEISVDELHEYAKKKVQEASPAMRPGISAFREGFKIHLAKAPIGDPKLRYRKEVEHYASRGEIPSIGRKILDVQRDNLGLLPEEVAAIEAEVLKPYQEYKEKLQQYEQAFVDEIKREFPLSDYTRGDLERYQQMLGLNRQDVESIEATLIAEEVTPISQAPPSVQPHHLREILSGQKSSSPNQTTTPKTNISQAPPSVEPHHRLEIPFVSKSSSSNQTTTPKTHNPVLKTIGQVIAGICFSIVAFFALVAIYHLLSRGNAEVFVVMLFVSIIFIVAGIILWKMVQNS
- a CDS encoding DedA family protein; translation: MHLDLPQLIKSLGYFGVWAIVFAESGLLIGFFLPGDSLLFTAGFIASQNLLNIWVLIFGAFVCAVLGDNVGYFTGHKFGRRLFQKEDSWLFHKKHIVKTQNFYEEHGKKTIVLARFLPIVRTFAPIVAGIGAMHYRTFMSYNLIGGFVWTFGISLLGFFLGKTLPPEQVDKYLLPIIGLIIVISLVPSIIHLIQENRANKG
- a CDS encoding Uma2 family endonuclease, producing MLLKLQQIVVKPGQQMLLQNISWQQLENILEEMGERRAARISYSDGWLEIMVPLPEHEKDKELIGDLVKILLEILQIDFEPFGSTTLKNERMRQAVEPDTSFYIQNQAAVIGKNRIDLNADPPPDLAIEIDITSRSRFDNYAILGVPELWRHTQKGLEISLLKDGKYIKSESSPNFPNIPIIELVNEYVQQCLTIGRSQAMRNFRNWVKDNL
- a CDS encoding ABC transporter permease, coding for MQRYWKVLRLFWSAAIAAELEYRINFVIATFSSLGNLAGSLFGLFLFYRTGYTFAGWSWEAALIVLGIFTLLQGFSATFLAPNLNRIVRHVQEGTLDFILLKPIRSQFWLSTNTISPWGLPDLIFGCIIIGYAGQRLGVGIDKYLLSVVPLFFGLVILYSLWFMLGSMTIWFVKIYNVTEVLRSLLEAGRYPITAYPTAYRFFFTFVVPVTFLTTIPAQAMLGRGEISWLMGAGVLAVALFFLSTWFWRFALRFYTSASS
- a CDS encoding MFS transporter encodes the protein MKIWNEQLGDRVSKIIYRYLPAFRWRNFRLFFGGQLLSMSGTFMTQQLTIPWLVYDLTQSAWLLGVAGFVQFLPTLLVIPFSGVLSDRWSRRDLLILVQILGISVSLALTILTFTNWITFPILLILSVLNGLLKGLDMPVRHTIVTETVDDRADWSNAIALNSVMLSSSLVLGPAMGGILIATLGVKYCFLYDTLSYIPAIFTLLAIRLQARSMQTLTNFRDTLEKMREGFEYVSKFQPIRAILLMLALHGLVGMSHVALMPIFAAKILNGDATTMAHLSTSAPIGSLFACLYLSFRRGIAGLERLIVASQISMAVSLIFFSLSRQVWLSVIILVFVGCFSILNITSSNMIIQNLVAEDKRGRVMSFYALAMVGTMPFGNLLAGTLAQNFGATNALIVCASMIILGALWFSAQLPVVSRWIAYETNRLSSR